One Brevibacillus choshinensis genomic window carries:
- a CDS encoding AAA family ATPase, producing MKKNLLIVDDDIQSVNVLRQQLATSQWLAIGGHATKVEEAWKMLQSIRPDMVLLGGIKETERGVLCQQFRLAHPHLSFIAACTSQELIWEPFFRNLGIWVVAKPIQPGQLEALAMISPNVGATAAAAPLTVQPDGMVSLLSAPSHFPSSVSESPVQPEYHAPPVIQPSSFPTSQKAKHLITVYGPKGGVGKTFISRELAIFFSMQKIEGRSLRVLAVDFNLDLGTFATTLNLPRSPNIYSWVQEIDNQLQAMAKGQGKDPLLVRNEEWQEYASSITLSPHDISKYIVSHTETGLDVLTSPRDIRHSFEIRDYHLYLILETLKHSHYDVILVDTAPDTTDATIQALFFAEQVVMVGNPVVDSIENIQRLLKLLREAEYPETRIQVCMNRLQRKEMFTLDEIRAYFQLHPSKKIFSIPDDAQVKKSINSGIPVMLHPGRSSAKEAIETLGKALLPVDSDKALPKAQSKGKERPALFRWLWG from the coding sequence GTGAAAAAAAACTTGCTCATTGTCGATGATGACATTCAATCAGTGAATGTCCTGCGTCAGCAGCTGGCTACAAGTCAATGGCTGGCAATAGGAGGACATGCGACCAAGGTCGAGGAAGCCTGGAAAATGCTGCAGTCGATACGTCCGGATATGGTTCTCTTGGGAGGAATCAAAGAGACTGAAAGGGGGGTGCTCTGCCAGCAATTCCGATTGGCACATCCGCATCTTTCTTTTATCGCCGCCTGCACGTCGCAAGAACTGATATGGGAACCATTTTTTCGTAATCTCGGTATTTGGGTCGTGGCAAAGCCGATCCAACCAGGCCAACTGGAGGCGCTGGCTATGATCTCACCCAATGTAGGAGCTACTGCAGCTGCAGCACCCCTGACAGTACAACCGGATGGCATGGTATCTTTACTCTCAGCTCCAAGCCATTTTCCATCGTCCGTGTCAGAGTCTCCTGTTCAGCCCGAATACCACGCACCCCCAGTTATTCAGCCCTCGTCATTCCCCACATCTCAGAAAGCAAAGCATCTCATCACTGTTTATGGACCCAAAGGCGGTGTAGGCAAAACCTTCATTTCGCGGGAGCTTGCCATTTTCTTTTCCATGCAGAAAATAGAAGGCCGCTCACTTCGGGTACTGGCAGTAGATTTTAATTTGGACCTTGGCACCTTTGCAACGACGCTAAACCTGCCGCGATCACCCAATATTTATTCTTGGGTACAGGAAATCGACAATCAGCTACAGGCAATGGCAAAAGGGCAGGGAAAGGATCCTCTTTTGGTCCGAAATGAGGAATGGCAAGAGTATGCATCGTCCATAACCTTGTCTCCCCACGACATTTCCAAATACATCGTCAGTCATACGGAAACTGGCTTGGATGTATTAACCTCCCCGCGCGATATTCGGCACAGCTTTGAGATCAGGGATTACCATCTCTATTTGATCCTCGAAACGCTAAAACACAGCCACTACGATGTCATCCTCGTCGACACAGCGCCAGATACTACGGATGCGACTATCCAGGCATTATTTTTTGCAGAACAAGTCGTTATGGTGGGCAATCCGGTAGTTGACTCCATTGAAAATATTCAGCGTTTGCTAAAGCTTCTCCGCGAGGCAGAATACCCAGAAACGCGAATTCAGGTATGCATGAACCGTCTGCAAAGGAAAGAAATGTTTACACTTGATGAGATCAGGGCCTATTTTCAGCTTCACCCGAGCAAAAAAATATTTTCCATTCCGGACGATGCCCAGGTCAAGAAATCCATTAATAGCGGCATACCTGTCATGCTCCATCCGGGGCGCTCTTCTGCCAAGGAAGCGATTGAGACGTTAGGCAAAGCGTTGCTGCCCGTAGATTCGGATAAAGCACTACCCAAAGCCCAGTCGAAAGGGAAAGAGCGACCTGCGTTATTTCGCTGGTTATGGGGATAG
- a CDS encoding RcpC/CpaB family pilus assembly protein, with amino-acid sequence MSVHPLRLLALLLLASCVGIGTYVVVKPHTVTYIQLRSNVDKESGQMLEARDIEPLTVHLGGIFKRSTAPIPGLLQWEDAPTFLGKSLSRKVMGGRPLLESDLEQPGKAQGAAQADVNTTGMSIPVDNVAGVTPHLSTGERVHVYASFEDDAGAHSGLLLQNMPIIGVQREIEGEQPNLVAVTLSLSRNEAVLLTHALHYGKIRLGMAAAKNAQEAGIGDQAFAADLMKTKKRWIHQEEESE; translated from the coding sequence ATGTCTGTACATCCGCTGCGTTTGTTGGCACTGTTGTTACTTGCATCGTGTGTAGGGATAGGGACTTATGTAGTGGTAAAGCCGCACACAGTGACATACATACAGTTACGGTCAAACGTGGACAAAGAAAGCGGACAGATGCTTGAAGCTCGAGACATAGAGCCTTTGACAGTTCATCTGGGAGGCATATTCAAACGATCAACAGCGCCTATTCCCGGCTTACTTCAGTGGGAGGATGCCCCCACTTTTCTAGGGAAGTCATTGAGCCGCAAAGTGATGGGAGGACGCCCTTTACTGGAAAGTGACTTGGAGCAGCCCGGTAAGGCGCAAGGAGCTGCTCAGGCGGATGTAAATACGACCGGGATGAGCATACCTGTTGACAATGTGGCAGGGGTCACACCGCACCTGTCTACAGGAGAGCGCGTCCATGTTTATGCATCTTTTGAGGATGACGCCGGAGCTCACTCCGGATTGCTTTTGCAAAACATGCCGATCATAGGAGTCCAAAGGGAGATAGAAGGAGAGCAACCAAACCTAGTGGCGGTGACTCTTTCCCTTTCGAGAAACGAAGCCGTCTTGCTTACCCATGCCCTGCATTATGGGAAAATTCGATTGGGCATGGCAGCAGCGAAAAATGCACAGGAAGCAGGTATCGGTGATCAAGCTTTTGCAGCAGATCTGATGAAGACAAAAAAGCGTTGGATCCATCAGGAGGAGGAAAGTGAGTGA